The Streptomyces pratensis DNA segment CCCGCTCCCTGGTGACCACCCGTGCCACGTTCGGGCACCGCGCCGTGATGGTGGGACGGACCCGCGAGGACTTCCTGCGCCAACTGTCGGCCCTGGGCCGCGGGGAACCCGTCGCGGGGTCGGTCGAGGGCATCGCCGCGACACGGTCCAAGACCGTGTTCGTCTTCCCGGGGCAGGGGTCGCAGTGGGCAGGTATGGCCGCGGTTCTGCTCGACACCTCCGCGGTCTTCGCCGAGCACATCGACCGGTGCGCCTCGGCGCTGCGTCCGCACACCGACTGGTCCCTGCTCGACGTGCTGCGGGAGGACCCCGACGCGCCGTCGCTGGACCGGGTCGACGTGGTGCAGCCGGTGCTGTGGGCCGTGATGGTGTCGCTGGCCGAGGTCTGGCGGTCCAACGGGGTGGAGCCGGATGCCGTGGTGGGGCACTCGCAGGGGGAGCTGGCTGCCGCCTGTGTGTCCGGTGTGCTGTCTCTCGAAGATGCCGCCCGGGTCGTCGCACTGCGCAGCAGGCTGATCGGGCGGGAGCTGGCGGGACAGGGCGGCATGGTGTCGCTTCCGCTTCCCATGGCCCACGTCGTGGACCTGCTGGAGCCGTGGGGAGAGCGGATATGCGTTGCCACGGTGAACGGGCCGAACTCCACGGTCGTGGCGGGCGAGCCCGAGGCATTGGACGAGCTGGTCGCCGCCTGCGAGCGTGACGGGGTGCGGGCGCGCCGTATCCCGGTCGACTACGCCTCGCACACCCCGCAGGTCGAACGGCTCCGCGAGCCGCTGCTGGAACTGGCCGGGCCGATCGTGCCGCGTGAGGGAGATCTCCCGATGTACTCGGCCGTGACCGGGGAACTCCTCGACGGGGAGGAGGCGGATGCCGAGTACTGGTATCGGAACCTGCGCGAGACCGTGCGGTTCGAGCAGGTGACGCGCACCCTGGTGGCGGCCGGCCACGAAGTGTTCGTCGAGGTCAGCCCGCACCCCGTACTGATCAACGGAATCGAGGAGACACTCGGCAACCACGAGGCCGGGATCGTGGCCACCGGCACCCTGCGGCGCGACAAGGGCGGCCGGGACAGGCTGCTTAGCGCCCTGGCGGAGCTGTTCGTAACGGGGGTCGCCGTGAACTGGCCGACCACGTTCGAAGGCGGCCGGCCCGTCGAACTCCCGACGTACGCCTTCCAGCGGCAGCGCTACTGGCTGGACGCGCCCGCACCGTCCGACGGCGCCCCGGCACAGGGCGGCGCAAGCGTGGACGACCTGTTCTGGGCCGCCGTGGAGCGTGAGGACTTCGAAGGCCTCACGTCCACCTTCGCCGCAGCGGACGAGGGTGGCGCGGGAGACATCCAGTCCTCGCTGACCGCCGTACTGCCCGTGCTGTCTGCGTGGCGCAGGCAGCAGGGCGAGCAGGACACCGTGGACTCCTGGCGCTATGGGATCGAGTGGGCACCGGTTCCGGAAGCCGGCTCCGCATCGTTGTCCGGCACCTGGCTGCTGGTCGTCCCCGAAGGATTCGCGGAGGACCGGAGGGTGTCGGCCCTGGCCGCAGGTATCGAGCGCCGCGGTGCGAAGGCCGTCCCGCTCGTCCTGCCCTCCCGCGGGCACGGCGAGGAACCCTCCGAACAGGCGGCGGACCTCGTGGGACACCTCCGGTCTGCGCTCGGCGAGCACCCAGATGTGACGGGGGTTCTGTCGGTGACCGCTTGGGACGAACGCCCGCATCCGGCTTCCCCGGTGGTACCGAGGGGCTACGCCGACAACCTGGCACTGATCCAGGCCCTCGACGTCGCGGGTGCAGACGTCCGGCTGTGGTGTGTGACCAGCGGTGCGGTCACAACAGGAGCTCATGACGCTCCGGTGGTCCCGGCACAGGCGTTGGTGTGGGGGCTGGGACGGGTGGCCGCCCAGGAACACCCGGACCGCTGGGGCGGACTCATCGATGTCCCGGCGAATCCCGAGGAACATGTGGTGACCCGGCTGTGCGGCCTGTTGGCCGGCGAGTCCGGAGAGGACCAGATCGCAGCCCGCACCACCGGCCTGCTCGCCCGAAGGCTGGCACGCACGCCTGCCCCCACCGGTAGCACCGGCGAGTGGACTTCCACCGGAACCGCCCTCATCACCGGGGGCACCGGCGCAATCGGAGGCCATGTCGCACGCTGGCTGGCCGAGAACGGTGCGGAACACCTGATGCTGCTGAGCCGTAGCGGGCCGGAGGCCGAGGGGGCAGAGGAACTGAAGGCCGACCTGGTCGAGGCCGGCGCGCGGGTCACCATTCTCGCCTGCGACGCCGGAGACCGGGACGCCCTTGCGGCCGCGCTGGCCGCCGTACCGGACGAGTTCCCGCTGACCGCGGTCTTCCACACGGCCGCGGTGCTGGACGACGGCCGACTCGACACTCTCACCGTGCCCCGCGCCGACGTGGCACTGCGGGCGAAGGCCGGTGCCGCATGGAACCTGCACGAGTTGACCGAGCACCTGGACCTGTCGGCGTTCGTCCTGTTCTCCTCCACCGCGGGCACCTTCGGCGCAGCCGGGCAGGGGAACTACGCACCGGGCAACGCGTTCCTCGACGCCCTCGCGTGGTATCGCCGGGCGCGCAACAAAGTGGCCACCTCCATTGCTTGGGGAGCTTGGGCCCAGGGCGGGATGGCGGAGAAGGAGGCCGTGGTCGAACTACGCCGCAGGCACGGCGTCCCGGCCATGTCCCCGCAGCTCGCGACGCTGGCGCTCCGCAAGGCGCTGGACGCTGACGACACCGTGGTCGTCCTCGCCGACATCGACTGGGACCGCTTCTACCTCGCCTACACCGCCGCCCGGCCCAGCCCGCTGCTGCACGGCCTGGACGAGATCCGCCACTTCCAGCACACGGCCACCGACAACCGGTCCGCGACAACCGCTGAGGGACCGACCCTGGCCGAGCGGCTCTCGGGTCTCAGTCGACCGGAACAGGACCGGCTGCTGCGCGAAGTGGTCCGTACGCACGCCGCCGTGGTCCTCGGCCACGACGGTCCCGAGGCCGTGTCCGTCAAGCGGCCCTTCTGGGAACTCGGCCTTGACTCCGTCACCGCCGTGCAACTGCGCAACAGGCTCGGTGGCGTCACGGGACGCAAGCTCCCGGCCGGCCTGGTCTTCGACTACCCGACGGTCTCCGGTCTGGTGGATTACCTGCACGGCGAGCTGTGCCAGGACGAGACCCGGAGCAACCCGCTCCTGTCCGAACTGGACCGCTTCGACAACGCATTGGCCGCCCTGCCC contains these protein-coding regions:
- a CDS encoding SDR family NAD(P)-dependent oxidoreductase produces the protein MVPRGYADNLALIQALDVAGADVRLWCVTSGAVTTGAHDAPVVPAQALVWGLGRVAAQEHPDRWGGLIDVPANPEEHVVTRLCGLLAGESGEDQIAARTTGLLARRLARTPAPTGSTGEWTSTGTALITGGTGAIGGHVARWLAENGAEHLMLLSRSGPEAEGAEELKADLVEAGARVTILACDAGDRDALAAALAAVPDEFPLTAVFHTAAVLDDGRLDTLTVPRADVALRAKAGAAWNLHELTEHLDLSAFVLFSSTAGTFGAAGQGNYAPGNAFLDALAWYRRARNKVATSIAWGAWAQGGMAEKEAVVELRRRHGVPAMSPQLATLALRKALDADDTVVVLADIDWDRFYLAYTAARPSPLLHGLDEIRHFQHTATDNRSATTAEGPTLAERLSGLSRPEQDRLLREVVRTHAAVVLGHDGPEAVSVKRPFWELGLDSVTAVQLRNRLGGVTGRKLPAGLVFDYPTVSGLVDYLHGELCQDETRSNPLLSELDRFDNALAALPDDDPTRNEVAERLEKLLRRVSPVPVVMQASARDWDLEEASHDEVFALIDEELGEP